Proteins encoded together in one Benincasa hispida cultivar B227 chromosome 1, ASM972705v1, whole genome shotgun sequence window:
- the LOC120074113 gene encoding MADS-box protein AGL42-like isoform X2 has protein sequence MVRGKVEMKRIENATSRQVTFSKRRNGLLKKAYELSVLCDAEVAVIIFSQKGRLYEFASSEMPRIVERYRKCARDAKNNTKFDRQLQLQSRVEAESINKKMELLQLSHRKLLGYGLDSCSLDELQVLDAQLQRSLFQIRARKAQLYKEQLQQLQEKERLLSEEKKKLSLKVTAHGAAAMHGCRRSPTSVVNTQLSI, from the exons ATGGTGAGAGGAAAAGTAGAAATGAAACGGATAGAAAATGCGACAAGTCGGCAGGTAACGTTCTCAAAGAGACGAAATGGACTATTGAAGAAGGCGTATGAACTATCTGTGCTGTGTGATGCTGAAGTTGCTGTCATCATTTTCTCACAAAAAGGCCGTCTCTATGAATTTGCAAGCTCTGA GATGCCAAGGATTGTGGAGCGCTATCGCAAATGTGCAAGAGATGCCAAAAACAATACCAAATTTGATAGACAACTTCAATTACAG TCAAGGGTTGAAGCTGAAAGCATTAATAAGAAGATGGAGTTACTGCAACTTTCTCACAG GAAGCTATTGGGATATGGACTGGATTCTTGTTCCCTTGATGAACTTCAAGTACTTGATGCTCAGCTTCAACGAAGCCTCTTCCAAATTAGGGCCAGAAAG GCTCAGCTATACAAGGAGCAGCTTCAACAACTACAAGAAAAG GAAAGACTACTTTccgaagaaaagaagaaattgtCTTTAAAG GTTACAGCTCACGGTGCCGCCGCTATGCACGGCTGCCGGAGGAGCCCAACTTCGGTAGTCAACACCCAATTGTCAATTTGA
- the LOC120074113 gene encoding MADS-box protein AGL42-like isoform X1, with product MVRGKVEMKRIENATSRQVTFSKRRNGLLKKAYELSVLCDAEVAVIIFSQKGRLYEFASSEMPRIVERYRKCARDAKNNTKFDRQLQLQQSRVEAESINKKMELLQLSHRKLLGYGLDSCSLDELQVLDAQLQRSLFQIRARKAQLYKEQLQQLQEKERLLSEEKKKLSLKVTAHGAAAMHGCRRSPTSVVNTQLSI from the exons ATGGTGAGAGGAAAAGTAGAAATGAAACGGATAGAAAATGCGACAAGTCGGCAGGTAACGTTCTCAAAGAGACGAAATGGACTATTGAAGAAGGCGTATGAACTATCTGTGCTGTGTGATGCTGAAGTTGCTGTCATCATTTTCTCACAAAAAGGCCGTCTCTATGAATTTGCAAGCTCTGA GATGCCAAGGATTGTGGAGCGCTATCGCAAATGTGCAAGAGATGCCAAAAACAATACCAAATTTGATAGACAACTTCAATTACAG CAGTCAAGGGTTGAAGCTGAAAGCATTAATAAGAAGATGGAGTTACTGCAACTTTCTCACAG GAAGCTATTGGGATATGGACTGGATTCTTGTTCCCTTGATGAACTTCAAGTACTTGATGCTCAGCTTCAACGAAGCCTCTTCCAAATTAGGGCCAGAAAG GCTCAGCTATACAAGGAGCAGCTTCAACAACTACAAGAAAAG GAAAGACTACTTTccgaagaaaagaagaaattgtCTTTAAAG GTTACAGCTCACGGTGCCGCCGCTATGCACGGCTGCCGGAGGAGCCCAACTTCGGTAGTCAACACCCAATTGTCAATTTGA